From the Phoenix dactylifera cultivar Barhee BC4 chromosome 10, palm_55x_up_171113_PBpolish2nd_filt_p, whole genome shotgun sequence genome, one window contains:
- the LOC120112206 gene encoding nucleosome assembly protein 1;1-like isoform X1, with product MIDDEEPILEKAIGTEIEWLPGKCLTQKLLKKKPKKGSKNAKPITKTEECVSFFNFFSPPQVPDDDEDIDEDIAEQLQSQMEQDYDIGSTIRDKIIPHAVSWFTGEAVQEDDFEDLEEDDEDEDGEDDEEEDEEDEDDDEEEEEEEGKTRKKTATTKKVRYLLTHLILICIVLNLYSK from the exons ATGATTGATGATGAAGAACCGATCCTAGAGAAAGCAATAGg GACTGAAATTGAATGGTTGCCAGGAAAGTGCTTGACTCAGAAGCTTCTGaaaaagaagccaaagaagggctCAAAGAATGCCAAGCCCATTACCAAAACTGAAGAATGTGTGAGTTTTTTCAATTTCTTTAGTCCACCTCAAGTCCCTGATGATGATGAGGATATCGATGAAGACATT GCTGAGCAGCTACAGAGTCAGATGGAGCAAGATTATGATATTGG GTCCACTATCAGAGACAAGATTATTCCTCATGCTGTTTCGTGGTTCACGGGGGAGGCTGTTCAGGAGGATGATTTTGAGGACTTAGAAGAggatgatgaagatgaagatGGGGAGGATGacgaggaagaggatgaggaggatgaagatgatgatgaagaagaagaggaagaggaaggaaagaCCAGGAAGAAG ACAGCTACAACAAAGAAGGTGAGATATCTACTCACCCACTTGATCTTAATCTGCATAGTTCTTAATCTATATTCTAAATGA
- the LOC120112206 gene encoding nucleosome assembly protein 1;2-like isoform X2 — MIDDEEPILEKAIGTEIEWLPGKCLTQKLLKKKPKKGSKNAKPITKTEECVSFFNFFSPPQVPDDDEDIDEDIAEQLQSQMEQDYDIGSTIRDKIIPHAVSWFTGEAVQEDDFEDLEEDDEDEDGEDDEEEDEEDEDDDEEEEEEEGKTRKKTATTKKKSGGDGQQGDRPAGCKQQ; from the exons ATGATTGATGATGAAGAACCGATCCTAGAGAAAGCAATAGg GACTGAAATTGAATGGTTGCCAGGAAAGTGCTTGACTCAGAAGCTTCTGaaaaagaagccaaagaagggctCAAAGAATGCCAAGCCCATTACCAAAACTGAAGAATGTGTGAGTTTTTTCAATTTCTTTAGTCCACCTCAAGTCCCTGATGATGATGAGGATATCGATGAAGACATT GCTGAGCAGCTACAGAGTCAGATGGAGCAAGATTATGATATTGG GTCCACTATCAGAGACAAGATTATTCCTCATGCTGTTTCGTGGTTCACGGGGGAGGCTGTTCAGGAGGATGATTTTGAGGACTTAGAAGAggatgatgaagatgaagatGGGGAGGATGacgaggaagaggatgaggaggatgaagatgatgatgaagaagaagaggaagaggaaggaaagaCCAGGAAGAAG ACAGCTACAACAAAGAAG AAGAGTGGAGGGGATGGTCAACAAGGGGATCGGCCCGCGGGGTGCAAGCAGCAGTAA
- the LOC120112089 gene encoding uncharacterized protein LOC120112089 — protein sequence MLVDRNWMYHRLSENGYIRAEFCDGVKGFLEFAFTQLEYCSGDKIRCPCIRCDNQKFLNRDTVNVHLLRKGFTPGYSTWFAHGELLGAVAPISTSAVEASTSMDVGCEHGQQYRTMVMEAMGPEEELHLRSALEVNHKEEPNKDAADFYFLLKDAEVPLWEGCKKHSKLSAISQLLNCKSEFNMSISCYDRIMKIVKNMLPESEKLPPDFYQSKKMLRKLGLEYTSIDVCENNCMLFYKETENLIECTICGHPRYKLRRNDGGGRRKDVPYRRLRYLPITPRLQRLFMSSRTAENMSWHVKGGDSDEMVHPACGEAWKHFDRIHPSFSTEPRNVRLGLCTDGFNPFSQSARPYSCWPVFVTVYNLPSSICMKRPYIFLSLVISGPKSPGKSIDVLLRPLIDELKILWKVGVSTYDIFRKENFQMKAALLWTINDFPAYGMLSGWSTHGKLACPYCMENSKTFTLQHGGKTSFFDCHRQFLPMDHAYRYQVDGFFNGRIETDPPPPRLSGEELKNRVSALPNITFGLKAPKHTIPEFGKDHNWVKRSIFWELPYWHTLLIRHNLDVMHIVRNVFLNIFYTCMDVKGKTKDNVKARQDLELYCKRPKLRIQFVNGKLVKPPASYVLSKDQAMEVCEWVKGLRLPDGYASNISKCVNLDDYKFYGLKSHDCHVFMLRLLSIAFREVLPAPVWNALTELSCYFRDLCSTTLRVRDMEVLEKNIVVTLCKLKKIFPPAFFDSMEHLPVHLAYEAKVGGPVQYRWMYPFERLMHNIKQKVKNRASIEGSIVEAYIIEEISTFCSHYFEPSIQTRLNQVLRNEDEGEFDLMDRPSIFTHQGRPFGKPFGRHLTTQEFSAAELYVLLNCGVID from the exons ATGTTAGTTGATCGTAATTGGATGTACCACCGACTTAGTGAAAATGGTTATATAAGAGCTGAGTTCTGTGATGGAGTTAAAGGGTTCCTTGAGTTTGCATTTACTCAGTTAGAGTATTGTAGTGGTGATAAGATTAGATGCCCTTGTATAAGATGTGACAATCAGAAATTTCTTAACCGTGATACGGTCAATGTTCATCTTTTGAGAAAGGGGTTTACACCGGGGTATTCAACATGGTTTGCACATGGGGAGTTACTTGGTGCAGTTGCTCCTATAAGTACAAGTGCAGTAGAAGCATCGACATCAATGGATGTTGGTTGTGAACATGGTCAGCAATATAGAACCATGGTGATGGAAGCTATGGGCCCAGAAGAGGAACTTCATTTGAGGAGTGCACTTGAAGTTAATCATAAGGAAGAGCCAAACAAGGatgctgcagatttttattttttgttgaaaGATGCAGAAGTACCTTTGTGGGAAGGGTGTAAAAAACACTCTAAGTTATCTGCTATTAGTCAATTATTAAATTGCAAGTCTGAATTTAATATGAGCATATCTTGCTATGAtcgaatcatgaaaatagtgaaGAATATGTTGCCGGAAAGTGAGAAGCTGCCCCCTGATTTCTATCAATCAAAGAAGATGCTTCGGAAGTTGGGATTGGAGTATACAAGTATTGATGTTTGTGAGAATAATTGTATGCTATTCTATAAGGAAACAGAGAATTTGATTGAGTGTACCATTTGTGGTCATCCTCGATATAAACTCAGAAGAAATGATGGTGGTGGTAGGAGAAAAGATGTTCCTTATAGAAGGTTGCGATATCTTCCAATAACACCAAGACTTCAGAGGCTTTTTATGTCAAGCAGAACGGCTGAAAACATGTCATGGCATGTGAAGGGAGGTGATTCAGATGAGATGGTGCATCCTGCTTGTGGGGAGGCTTGGAAGCACTTTGACCGCATTCATCCATCCTTTTCTACCGAGCCTCGTAATGTGAGACTTGGGTTATGTACTGATGGTTTTAACCCTTTTAGCCAATCAGCTCGTCCTTATTCTTGTTGGCCAGTTTTCGTAACAGTTTACAATCTTCCATCATCAATATGTATGAAACGACCCTACATTTTTCTAAGTTTAGTCATTTCTGGACCTAAGAGCCCCGGCAAAAGTATCGATGTCTTGCTTAGGCCTTTGATTGATGAACTTAAAATATTGTGGAAAGTAGGGGTCAGCACTTATGACATTTTTAGAAAAGAGAATTTTCAAATGAAGGCAGCTTTATTGTGGACTATCAACGATTTTCCTGCATATGGCATGCTTTCAGGATGGAGTACGCATGGAAAGTTGGCCTGCCCgtattgtatggagaactcaaaAACTTTTACACTACAACATGGTGGGAAGACTTCTTTTTTTGACTGCCATCGTCAATTCTTGCCCATGGACCATGCATacagataccaagttgatggttTCTTCAATGGTAGAATAGAGACAGACCCCCCACCTCCTCGACTGTCTGGTGAGGAGTTGAAAAATAGGGTCTCTGCCTTACCTAATATAACTTTTGGTTTGAAAGCCCCTAAGCACACCATTCCTGAATTCGGTAAAGATCATAATTGGGTGAAAAGGAGCATATTTTGGGAGTTGCCCTATTGGCATACACTACTTATTCGACATAATTTAGATGTCATGCATATTGTTCGAAATGTGTTTCTCAATATATTTTACACTTGTATGGATGTAAAAGGGAAGACTAAAGATAATGTGAAAGCAAGGCAAGATTTAGAGCTGTATTGCAAGCGTCCTAAGTTGAGGATTCAATTTGTTAATGGAAAGCTAGTTAAGCCTCCAGCTTCCTATGTATTGTCCAAAGACCAAGCAATGGAGGTCTGCGAGTGGGTGAAAGGGTTAAGACTCCCTGATGGATATGCTTCAAACATATCGAAGTGTGTTAACCTGGATGATTATAAGTTTTACGGGTTAAAAAGTCACGATTGTCATGTTTTCATGCTGAGATTGCTTTCAATTGCATTCCGTGAAGTATTGCCAGCACCAGTGTGGAATGCATTGACAGAATTAAGCTGTTACTTTAGAGATTTATGCAGCACAACTCTGCGTGTCCGAGATATGGAGGTTCTTGAGAAAAATATTGTGGTAACTCTCTGCAAACTTAAGAAGATATTCCCTCCTGCATTTTTTGACTCAATGGAGCACTTACCTGTTCATCTAGCTTATGAAGCTAAGGTTGGGGGGCCCGTGCAGTACAGATGGATGTACCCCTTTGAAAG GCTTATGCATAATATAAAGCAGAAGGTAAAGAATCGAGCATCGATTGAAGGTTCTATTGTCGAGGCTTACATCATAGAAGAAATATCAACTTTCTGTTCGCATTATTTTGAGCCTTCTATACAAACGAGGTTAAATCAAGTTCTCCGTAATGAAGACGAAGGGGAGTTTGATCTCATGGATCGTCCATCCATTTTTACTCATCAAGGTCGGCCTTTTGGGAAACCTTTTGGAAGGCATTTGACTACTCAGGAGTTTAGTGCTGCTGAATTATATGTTCTTCtgaattgtggagtgattgattaa
- the LOC120112206 gene encoding nucleosome assembly protein 1;2-like isoform X3 → MIDDEEPILEKAIGTEIEWLPGKCLTQKLLKKKPKKGSKNAKPITKTEECVSFFNFFSPPQVPDDDEDIDEDIAEQLQSQMEQDYDIGSTIRDKIIPHAVSWFTGEAVQEDDFEDLEEDDEDEDGEDDEEEDEEDEDDDEEEEEEEGKTRKKKSGGDGQQGDRPAGCKQQ, encoded by the exons ATGATTGATGATGAAGAACCGATCCTAGAGAAAGCAATAGg GACTGAAATTGAATGGTTGCCAGGAAAGTGCTTGACTCAGAAGCTTCTGaaaaagaagccaaagaagggctCAAAGAATGCCAAGCCCATTACCAAAACTGAAGAATGTGTGAGTTTTTTCAATTTCTTTAGTCCACCTCAAGTCCCTGATGATGATGAGGATATCGATGAAGACATT GCTGAGCAGCTACAGAGTCAGATGGAGCAAGATTATGATATTGG GTCCACTATCAGAGACAAGATTATTCCTCATGCTGTTTCGTGGTTCACGGGGGAGGCTGTTCAGGAGGATGATTTTGAGGACTTAGAAGAggatgatgaagatgaagatGGGGAGGATGacgaggaagaggatgaggaggatgaagatgatgatgaagaagaagaggaagaggaaggaaagaCCAGGAAGAAG AAGAGTGGAGGGGATGGTCAACAAGGGGATCGGCCCGCGGGGTGCAAGCAGCAGTAA